The Xenopus laevis strain J_2021 chromosome 4L, Xenopus_laevis_v10.1, whole genome shotgun sequence genomic sequence CACCCAATGTAAGACGGCCATTATCTGGCAACAAATTCTGCCATTTTTCAGATGCCATCAATGTGTTGAATATAATTGAATTTTGCCAGTATCAGTAAGGGTAGATGAGTAATGTAGTAGTAATACGTTATTAAGCTGATTATGAAACAAGCAGGCAGGGCAGGAGGGGGGTGTATTTGACCATTTGTTAACACATGAATGTGACGAAAGTGCTTGCACAAGTACTTTTTGGGAAACAATGACTGTTAAATATCATGGACTGTTGTTGGCACATGGACTAAAATAGAAAATCCTATCTGGTAGGGATTAGAcataatgatgggcaaataaattcggtaggctcaaattcacagcgaatttccgcgttccGCCACTGGCgattacatttgcaaaactgctgtgaaaagtaaaaaaaattggacgaGTATCAGAAAAGTCatttgcgtcaaaaccgttgtgcgtcaacattattcagacacccatcgACTTTGACACTGGCGCAAAAATTGACACGGGCACCTAATCTcatgtttcgctaatttttcgccatttctcgAATTTCAAGGCAAATCGAAAATGGGACAATTTCACCCATCGCTAATGAGACATCTTGGGCACTGACACTTACCCTGCATGGAGGATGGCACGGACATAGTAATTTCGTGTGAGGGGGCCAAAAACTTTAACTACAGCTGCCAAGTACTTCTGACCACTGTGAAAGACAAGAATAATAGTCAGTAACATTGCACAACACACATTTCACACAGCGAATCAATGTCAATTCTATGTCAAGCACACAACACTGAGACTGCTCATAGCCACAGCCTGGGGCACTGTAGGTTTTACAGAAGTACTTGGGAAAGTTGAATTGAGTGCTTTCCATGTAGCAATGGCAGCAATGGCAGCAAACCAAAGGCCCTTTAGTGCAAACAACCTGAGCCTGAATATCTAATGTTCACATCAGTAGCACAGTTAAATACATGCCATGTTTTGTTTATAAGATTGAGGAACCCATGAGGGTCAGTTTAAGTATGCAAGAGAGGGCGCCCTTCATGGGTTGTAAGCAACAGAGTGGTCCCTTGGAGAAAAACAGTAGGCAGTTAATATTGTGTTTCAGTTCTAATAAAATCCCCCAAAATCTTCCGCAGGGTACCAACATCATGTGTCTTTCCGCCCTCCTGTTAATAACACTGtatatgatgtagatattgataGAACTACCCCATGCAGAGACTGCAATAGAAGATTTGTCTTTCACAAGTAGCAATAGGGAAAGTAGTGGTTGTGTCGTGTAAAAGCAAATGGAAATGACAGCATGAATGCACTGTTTCTTTGTCTTACAATTTAAAGAAATGAATATGATATAAActcactactagggatgcaccgaatccaggatttggtttgggattcggccttcttcagcaggattcggccgaatccttctgcctggccgaaccgaatccaaaccctaatttgcatatggggcggggaggaaaattgcgtgactttttgtcgcaaaacaaggaagtaaaaatagttttccccttcccactccatgcaaattaagattcagatttggttcagtattcggccaatcttttgcaaaggatttggtggttcggccgaatccaaaatagtgaattcagtgcatccctactcactACACACACAGTAGCTTTTGTACCTATGGGAGATCAGTATTGAAAAGGGATTAGCACACAGGTTGTAGGTCATGGATTGGTTTTCCCACAGCTAAGCAGCAGATCTGCATTGCATTGTGCTATTGGCTACCTAATaccatcatattttttttttcctataggaAGCTTATTGTGGTTTGGGTTTGTTCGTATGTAGATGTATTGTAGGGCCCAATAATGTCTAGTTATGTCTCTGTAGTTCAGGTTGAGGGTTCTGGATAGTGGGTATAGAGCAGAATATGACGTATACAGGCACACTGCCTTCCAGCCATTGCACATGTATAACCAATAGGGCAACAAACTAGGGGACATAATCCATATTTTCAGCTGATACGTTTCCATCCTGATTGACCAGCTATGCTGTATGGATACTCAGCCTTACCATCTTTCCATTGTGGAGCCCTTCTTTCTCTTGCTTCGTGGATATTCCAGCAGAGTGATGAATGCACCAGCAGCACTGAAAGGGCAAGTTAAGGATGCTTTGTACAAACAATTTTTGGCCACCCCTATCCAAGAACTTGGCTGTAATTATACTAAATGACTTTGTAGTAAAGCCTGTCAGAATTATGAAGCTTAGTAACTGGAAATCCCCCTGCTGTTTCATTTCTCTTTTATTCTCCCTACTTGTTTCATACATTAGCCACCTGCTTTCCCTACCCAGTATCTGCATTATAAGAGGCTGCACTCATCTAATATATCATGTACTCATGAACTGTAACTGCTTTGTAAATAACAGCACAATAAACCAGCATCCAATAGTAGTATGTAATGTACGTAGTATAGAATGTACATGTAGTTAACTGTGAGCTGAGACGTTACCAGAACAACACATCAAAGCATCTTCCAATCAAAAATACACATGGCAATATATTGAAGTAGATTATTCTACCCTGGTCAGGAGATTACTAGTGCAAAGAGAAACTGATTGATCACAGTGTAAATGAACTCTTCCAAAGAAATAGTCAATGTAACCATTTCTATACTTTACAAAGTACCCTACAATTAACTTCGGCAGCACACAGATTAGCTGGATAGAGATACTGTAATTACTAGTAACTAGTAATCACAAAGCAACTGGACGCACTGGATAAAAGGAAACTATTTGGGAAGGTCTCAGATAAGTTTTGTGTTACAGAGTAGCCCCTCCAATGAAGATCTGATTAGAGCTGATTTCCACAGGGAGCCATGGATCACTACTTATTCAAATGCTTTCCGGTGTTTATGTTTCAGCACATAAACATCCCTGTTGTATCCCTCCCCACACAGTGTTCTTATTTAGTGTAAACTCTTCAGCCACTCAAATGAATGTGTGACATGATTGACAGTTTGATGGCCATAGAAGGATACATGCCATATGCTCCAAATTCCCAGCCTTTAAACTGCCCGGCCACTGCAATAATGCCTCCAGCAAGAAGAACTGCAAAAGAGAGAAATACAGGAATTATAAACAACGGTATTGTAAGCTCTGTCCAAAGAAAGTTCAAGCACAAAAAGTGTTATGGGTGGTTTCCCTTTGGCCAGTATCCCTCCACAAACAACAGCAGTAAGTGAACACCTGTCATATTGTCTCCCACCCATTCACATTTGTTTCTATTAATCCATTGTTCAGTGTACAACCACCATCACACACCTGCTGCTGCCTTACACCCCTTTTCTAACATTGTGGGGTAAATCCATGCCATTTGTTGCCTTCACAGTGCATTCACACATATAAAATGGCAATGCCGAGACTAAGTTGGCATCGCTATCACTGTGGGTACATGACCCAGTCTAAGGACAGCAAGGGTTAACGGGCTGGGATACACCTTGCACGTAGTACCATGTCACCCGATAAGTTGTTTGCACAGTATATTGTAAGTAAGTTTAAGACAAACACAGGGATATGAAAGTTTTCATATCACAAAAGAATAGAGAAGAAAAGGTCAGTATTATGTTTGGCTAATAAAAAAAGATTCCTAGACTGCTTTGTGCTTGGATTTCTATTCACTCTGCCTTTGTGCTTTTTCTATTTTGTGCTCTGTTACTGTCTGATCATATGCAGGTTGTGTCtctaagggcagaggcacacgctcagattcggggagtttagacgcccaacgacaaatctcctcttttttggggcgactaatcttaacgaactgcctcccgccggcgggatggcaaacggtgcgcttcgttttctgaagtcgcccggaaacttcgaaaaatgaagtgttccgagtgccatcctgctggcggtttagattctagccggcgggagacagtttggggagattagatgctccgaagaagaggcgatttatcgccgggtgactaaatctccccgaatctgagtgtgtgcctctgcccttaaaaaaaaatcaaattacataGATACAAGGTTGATTTGGGTTGAAAAgagaacaaagtccatcaagttcaacccctccaaacacaGCCCACTgctcatatatacacatatacacatacacataatcAGAAACACTGCAGCTTGTTAAGGCATCATGAAGCAACCAAAGAATCTTTACACAatgtaaatacaaatagaaaCTCTGTTTAAATCTTTTAACATGTTATAGGATCCTTTATGTACTGCATATCCCAATGAATGTTCAAAATGTCACATAGCATCAATCTGTATTTAAGCTTTTGCTTAAATACAGCCATATAAGGAAGCAGGGGGCCCTGAAAAGAAAATGCTGATTTAGGGGTGAGTTGTAACAATGCAAAATAACTTTAATTAAGGTCTTATATAGAACTGCTattatacacataggggcagatttatcaagggtttttttgaactcccataacttcgaagttcgaataaaaaaaagaccaaccgaaattcattctgcgggtgaataggctgtatttgaatcgataggaggtcccccataggctaaaacagcaattttgcaggttttagatggcgaatggtcgaagttgaagttttaaagccCTTAACGCAAGCAAACCCCCCACACTGCACGTCCCACTTCTTTCAAAAGCCTTTCCTTTGGGTTTCCGGTGCTCTTGTCTCTAAGTGGAAGTTAACCCTGGCCAGGATATTGCTTCAAGACTATCTCTTCACTCTGAAGCAACAGCTTCTTCCTCTGCATGTCAAAAaagctgcttaaagggatcctgccaattaagattgaattaatccttactggaggcaaaataatcaaattgagtttatttaaagtgatcctgtcatcggaaaacatgtttttttccaaaacgcatcagttaatagtgctactccagcagaattctgcactgaaatccatttctcaaaagagcaaacagatttttatatattcagttttgaaatctgacatggggctagatattttgtcaatttcccagctgcccctggtcatgtgacttgtgcctgcactttaggagagaaatgctttctggcaggctgctgtttttccttctcaatgtaactgaatgtgtctcagtgagacatgggtttttactattgagtgttgttcttagatctaccaggcagctgttatcttgtattagggagctgttatctggttaccttcaaattgttattttgtttggctgctggggggggggaagggagggggggatatcactccaacttgcagtacagaagtaaagagtgattgaagtttatcagagcacaagtcacatgacttggggcagctgggaaattgacaatatgtctagccccatgtcagattgcaaaattgaatataaaaaaatctgtttgctcttttgagaaatggatttcagtgcagaattctgctggagcagcactattaactgattcatttttcccatggcagtatccctttaattacttgCTTGAAAATGAGCAATTGCGCTAGCAGGCGGCTAACAAACCTGCATACAGAATGGAGCCAAGAAAAACAAGATCATTATTGacataaaggggatgtaaactgaAAAACAGAATGTTGCATTATAAAAGAAACTATAATTCAAAGCAGCCTTCGGGTATTCATCCATTAAAAAtggttcaatggttttaaagtgtaCCGTTAATGTAACTGCTACCTGTATCTGTTTGTCtctgtctgcactgctgtttctgtcTTTTGAAATAATGTAGCCATAGTCAGCCTTGCCTGCTTCTTGGCAGGTCAGATGGTTTCTGCTGcgttgtttcaaaagtcagaaccaccagggtatacatttaaatatcatgtattgttatCATGCACTGGTAAACATCGTACGGGTCAtgtgcaatgcagaatgcaacgtacaaaaaaaagactataaaaataaCACTTGGCATTCTGCATTGTGTAACTTGCATAAATTGCTGCCTACGTTAGAGATGTCCTCTCTTCCAAGCTCTACTCTCTTCCAAGCTCCTTACTGCCTATATTAGGCATAGGGTTTAGCTGCACTAGTTGAATTTTGTTGAATTAATAATTAATGACCCCTTGTGTGTTTGCTTTGAAAACTCCAATATAGTTTCTACCCTtcaagcggttgttcacctttgagttcatttatattataatgtaGAGACTGGTATTATGAGactatttgtaattgttttttttttatttttcattatttatggtttttgagttatttcgcttttcattcagcagatctctagtttgcaatttcagcaatctggttagtagggtcctagcaaccatgcattgattagaacaAGCCACTGGAAtgggaaagggcctgaatagaaagaggagccaTCAAAATTAGCAATaagcaatgcatttgtagcctgacagagcatttgtttttagatggggtcagtgatccccatttgaaagctggaaagagttagaagaaataattcaaaaagctataaaaaaaaaaaaaaataattgctgagACGATCTTCTCATGACTTTGTATTTGCTAACATGAATATTGTGAATAATAACCTGTACCAAATGTGAGCTTTTGTGTAACTTTATTGTTGACCTTGTTTCAGTACTTGTCATGCTTGATTTATATTGCCTTTCCCTTGCAATAAAaacagattaaacaaaaaaaataaataaaataaataatgaagtccaattgtaAAGTTGCGTAGAACTACCCAGtgtatagcatactaaaagtgaaccacccctttaacggcTGCTAACAAGAAAGCTGCTTTTTGAGATATAAACaaagtattttcattttcttgtcttcctggccctttttttttttttaaacacaaatgaaGAGTTTGTGACCTTTGCACTGTAAAATAAGTAGATGTAAATTAGCCATGCCTCCCTCATTACAGACACACTACAGTGCACAGGGGTTATAGAAATCTATAGAGAACAATACAATATTTCTCCTTTACCTACAGCATTTTGGGTTACTGTTCTTCAATCCCTCCGGATCGTATcacagtggtttccaaactgtgggggcTGGACCTTTTTGGGGCAAAGGCTAGGGGTGTTCATCCTAAACACCAGTtagtgtgagatttggggagCATGCCCCTAGAAATTTAGCCAAACTGAGTGTTATTACTGTGCGTTAGCAGGTCTTTAGACTGTATATTGATGTGTGTTGGGGGATAAAGAAGGGCAGGAAAGGCTACAAATGGTTTCTGGCTGTCCACTTATTGTCAGTCACTAAGAAGAATATTTCCTTATAGCTGAGGTAGTATTACACCACAGTAAGTGTCAGTCCCTAGGGTTGGGTGATACGTTTAGTGGCACTTCTCGATTATTTCGACTTCCTTATTTCACTTCCTTTTTGAAATATTAATATCACATTCATTTCATTACTGGGTAACTTGCATCAAACAACTTCTCTGGAGTTAAACACGCTCATCTGCCTAAGCACGACCACTGCGCAGAAAATAGCTACGTGTGCTGCGGACTGTTAGCGGTTTCTATGCATTCATGCTGGTACGCAGCTGAGCtaattcattttccattttaaaggaatcACAGGGCAGTCCTAACCATATTATACAATGTTATCCAGTGCCATTAGGATTTAACAATACAACCAATATCACCGAGCAACAGACTTTATCTGTTAGTGGAATggttgggagctgtagttcatcaATCTGGATGATTAGGTAGCCTGGAACACAACCAGTTAATGAATTAATGACACTGGCAGAGCGGCAGTCACACATCAGACATTCTTTGGTGGTTAAAGAGTTGCATTAAACATCACAGAATAGACACTTTTCAGAAGTAAATACTCACTCAGTCCAGATGCCAGGGCTTGTTCGTTAGCCCACATTGCCCATTCTAtctgtcccattttcagaggCGTCCAGGGAGCCTACTACAGCACTGCTCACACAGACAGACAGGGAATACTTCCTTCTCTAAAAAAGAAGCAGTATCTGATATACATATCCAGCCTCCTCCCACACGGACACAGGCCTCCTCCTTCATACACACCTTCTTCTCCAGCTGAGACGCAGCACCCTCCCACCTTGCTTTCAGGCACAACAAAGGAGAACAACATTGTGGCTACTTGCTCCTTATGTGGTCAGTAAAGATGTACAGTACAAGTTCTATTGTTTCTAATGTGCATTAAGGATAGGTCAAAGTTATTAAACACACGTACAGCACTAAAACGTTGATCATAGGAATTTTTTTTCAGCCTGCATAACATCTGTGGGACATATGCCAACTGCCCGTAATAACCAGGGACTGTCCctattttatctttttccccaGAATATCCCAGAGTTTTGAAAATGGATTCACTTCCTGCAATGCAGAGATGTAAAGGGAGAAACAAAAAATGTGACACCCCTTCCCAATAAATTTTGGACAATATTTAATAGTTAGTAACCCAAAACACACACCCAGCACTGGCTCCCACTCAAACACCTCCCTCACGCCTGGTTGCAAAGCACCCAAAAGTCCTGCTGATACTCCTTTCAGCACCCAtgatggtataggtatgggacctgttatccagaatgcttgggacatgggttttctggataaggaatctttccataatttggatcttaatactttAAGCCTGCTGAAAActaatttaacaataaataaacccaatagggtggttttgcctccaataataatttattataacttagtttggatcaagtacaaggtactgttatattattaaagaaaaaaaggtaatctcttaaatttttaatttttttattaaaatggggtctatgggagatggacaaatgcaagagtcctctgcactcaacccattatcagtatatttaagacagagacattttgtgcatactgctactgaaaaatgccttaccctttaaacaacacagggattgtttgtccatatattgcaatatatttaagctggccaactacgtcaaagtcatcccagaTCTggtcagtcctatgctcaattttcatctgattcattaagaattctattgcttcattatacattttacaaaagggactaagttttacctgcaacttactttgaaagcagctagtaagttgcaggtaaaacttagtccctttgtaaaatgtataattaatgttaTGAGCTACTCCCATCCTACTTTATGGTCCAGCACTCTCAAGCACCATGTGTGACAGTCAGTCCCTTTATGGACACTCCAGAGGAGGCCCACAAGCAGGTTGTTGTTCATCCATGGGTTATTCCAGGTGGCTCTGGACAGACTTCTCTGTAACAGTCTGTTCCAAAAGGTCTCCTTCTCTTGCTCTGATGGACTTTTCAGCTTCAGCCTACTTCTGCTGGCTCCCTTGCTGCTTTGTTTGCAACTAACATGGATGAATCCACAGAGAAAAGTAGCTGAACTCTCACTTTCCTTCTGGGGGATCACTGCCAAAAAGTGTCCTATGGTACCATCTCCATGGAGAagaagaggtcacccattctaaAAGACA encodes the following:
- the cyba.L gene encoding cytochrome b-245 alpha polypeptide L homeolog (The RefSeq protein has 1 substitution compared to this genomic sequence), producing MGQIEWAMWANEQALASGLILLAGGIIAVAGQFKGWEFGAYGIAAGAFITLLEYPRSKRKKGSTMERCGQKYLAAVVKVFGPLTRNYYVRAILHAGLAVPGGFILATILGTVCLGIASIIYFLAAIRGEEWRYMEKQAEPKPRPGETIKRPPENPPPRPPAEVRRKQADEVSAEGGHVNPIPVTDNV